A genomic stretch from Streptomyces venezuelae ATCC 10712 includes:
- a CDS encoding transglycosylase family protein — protein sequence MRSGNGRHRRPRQAPALVVAAGVTGSAMALPLLATGSASAADAATWDRVAECESGGQWSANFGNGMYGGLQFTQDSWERHGGLAYAPSPDLASRAQQIAVAEKALAKGSNDWATCAPIAGLTNDGTAPGVDPGPANLPKAPTGPVPESNWTTGLPGASGTAADATKQAGEATTAPGAGKTQGAQRTAPPGSPTAPTGTVSPTAPVTPTTPVSPVSPTAPATPEGSGTPGTPVTPGTPTTPGAPSGDVSSATPGAGTGKHRGEAAPEESGKPDSSSESGRHASSANNLTEKPLNTPSADAAKKSGATDSQGNSDAYTVQPGDSLSDIAQENELPGGWTALYDANRQIVGVDPDLILPGQSLDLTNGSLTKAE from the coding sequence ATGCGTTCCGGTAACGGACGACACCGTCGCCCCCGTCAGGCCCCCGCCCTCGTCGTCGCCGCGGGCGTGACCGGGTCCGCCATGGCACTGCCGCTGCTCGCCACGGGATCCGCCTCCGCCGCCGACGCCGCCACCTGGGACCGGGTCGCCGAGTGCGAGTCCGGCGGCCAGTGGAGCGCCAACTTCGGCAACGGCATGTACGGCGGGCTCCAGTTCACCCAGGACAGCTGGGAGCGGCACGGCGGCCTCGCCTACGCGCCCAGCCCCGACCTGGCCAGCCGCGCCCAGCAGATCGCGGTGGCCGAGAAGGCCCTTGCCAAGGGCTCCAACGACTGGGCCACCTGTGCGCCGATCGCCGGCCTGACGAACGACGGAACCGCGCCTGGCGTGGACCCCGGCCCCGCCAACCTCCCGAAGGCCCCCACCGGGCCCGTGCCCGAGTCGAACTGGACCACGGGGCTGCCCGGCGCCTCCGGGACGGCCGCGGACGCCACGAAGCAGGCCGGGGAAGCCACGACCGCCCCGGGCGCCGGGAAGACGCAGGGCGCGCAGCGGACCGCCCCGCCCGGCTCGCCGACCGCGCCCACCGGAACCGTCTCGCCGACCGCGCCGGTCACGCCGACCACCCCGGTGAGCCCCGTCTCGCCGACGGCCCCCGCCACGCCCGAGGGCTCCGGCACGCCGGGCACGCCCGTGACGCCCGGCACCCCCACCACCCCCGGCGCGCCCTCGGGTGACGTGTCGTCGGCCACTCCGGGCGCCGGAACGGGCAAGCACCGCGGCGAGGCCGCGCCGGAGGAAAGCGGCAAGCCGGACAGTTCATCCGAATCGGGTAGACATGCTTCGTCTGCGAACAACCTCACCGAAAAGCCGCTGAACACCCCGTCAGCTGACGCCGCGAAGAAGTCGGGCGCAACGGACAGTCAGGGCAACTCGGACGCGTACACCGTGCAGCCGGGCGACAGCCTGTCCGACATTGCACAGGAGAACGAACTCCCCGGAGGCTGGACCGCCCTCTACGACGCCAACCGGCAGATCGTGGGCGTCGATCCGGACCTCATCCTCCCTGGTCAGAGCCTCGACCTGACGAACGGTTCGCTGACGAAGGCGGAGTAG
- a CDS encoding FtsB family cell division protein — protein MAAKDRDRFSTATRIRLLGEQTAARVYRSQTRRQARRSRLTGRAAFLALVVCSLVVALAYPMRSYVSQQGEIAEQERRAAEAARRVEELRDEKARLQDPAYVRRLAREHLHYVLPGETGFTVNDPDAEQRPRGDQGAADRPWYDNLWDGVDHADRP, from the coding sequence ATGGCCGCGAAGGACCGGGACCGGTTCTCCACCGCGACCCGGATCAGACTGCTCGGCGAGCAGACCGCCGCCCGTGTCTACCGCTCCCAGACCCGCCGCCAGGCCCGCCGCTCCCGGCTCACCGGCCGCGCCGCCTTCCTGGCCCTGGTCGTCTGCTCCCTCGTCGTGGCGCTCGCCTACCCGATGCGGAGCTACGTCTCCCAACAGGGCGAGATCGCCGAGCAGGAGCGCAGGGCCGCCGAGGCCGCCCGGCGGGTCGAGGAGCTCAGGGACGAGAAGGCCCGCCTCCAGGACCCGGCCTACGTGCGCCGGCTCGCCCGCGAGCACCTCCACTACGTGCTGCCCGGCGAGACCGGCTTCACCGTGAACGACCCCGACGCGGAGCAACGGCCCCGCGGCGACCAGGGCGCGGCGGACCGCCCCTGGTACGACAACCTCTGGGACGGCGTCGACCACGCCGACCGCCCCTGA
- a CDS encoding Ppx/GppA phosphatase family protein — translation MTRVAGIDCGTNSIRLLVADVHPDTGDLIELDRRMTIVRLGQGVDKTGRLAPEALERTFAACRAYAEVIKELGAEKLRFVATSASRDAENRADFVNGVVEILGVEPEVITGDQEAEFSFTGATGELHGDDRRLVVDIGGGSTEFVVGNRHVEAARSVDIGCVRLTERHIRHDPPTAEEADAIRADVRAALDLAAEAVPIDSAETLVGLAGSVTTVAAIALGLPAYDSEKIHHARISAAQVAEVTDRLLASTHAERAAIPVIHPGRVDVIIAGALVLREIVERVGAHEVVVSEHDILDGIALSVA, via the coding sequence ATGACCCGGGTCGCCGGAATCGACTGCGGTACGAACTCCATCCGCCTCCTCGTCGCCGACGTCCACCCCGACACGGGTGACCTGATCGAGCTGGACCGGCGGATGACGATCGTCCGGCTCGGGCAGGGCGTCGACAAGACGGGCCGGCTCGCCCCCGAGGCGCTGGAGCGCACCTTCGCGGCCTGCCGCGCGTACGCCGAGGTCATCAAGGAGCTGGGCGCCGAGAAGCTCCGCTTCGTCGCCACCTCGGCCTCCCGGGACGCCGAGAACCGCGCGGACTTCGTGAACGGGGTCGTGGAGATCCTTGGCGTCGAGCCCGAGGTGATCACCGGCGACCAGGAGGCCGAGTTCTCCTTCACCGGCGCCACCGGCGAACTGCACGGCGACGACCGGCGCCTCGTCGTGGACATCGGCGGCGGCTCCACCGAGTTCGTGGTCGGCAACCGGCACGTCGAGGCCGCCCGCTCGGTCGACATCGGCTGCGTCCGGCTCACCGAGCGGCACATCCGGCACGACCCGCCGACCGCCGAGGAGGCCGACGCGATCCGCGCCGACGTCCGGGCCGCCCTCGACCTCGCGGCCGAGGCCGTGCCGATCGACTCGGCCGAGACGCTCGTCGGTCTCGCCGGCTCCGTCACCACCGTCGCCGCGATCGCCCTCGGGCTCCCCGCGTACGACTCCGAGAAGATCCACCACGCCCGGATCTCCGCCGCCCAGGTCGCCGAGGTCACCGACCGCCTGCTCGCCTCCACCCACGCCGAACGGGCCGCGATCCCCGTCATCCACCCCGGCCGGGTCGACGTGATCATCGCCGGCGCGCTGGTCCTGAGGGAGATCGTCGAACGGGTCGGAGCCCACGAGGTCGTCGTCAGCGAGCACGACATCCTCGATGGGATCGCCCTATCCGTTGCATAG
- the eno gene encoding phosphopyruvate hydratase produces MLVPSIDVVVAREILDSRGNPTVEVEVGLDDGSTGRAAVPSGASTGAFEAIELRDGDPNRYLGKGVEKAVLAVIEQIGPELVGYDATEQRLIDQAMFDLDATENKGSLGANAILGVSLAVAHAASEASDLPLFRYLGGPNAHLLPVPMMNILNGGSHADSNVDIQEFMIAPIGAESFSEALRWGAEIYHTLKAVLKRKGLSTGLGDEGGFAPNLESNRAALDLIVEAIKEAGYTPGSDVALALDVAASEFYKDGKYEFEGKSRSAAEMTEYYEELVSAYPMVSIEDPLYEDDWAGWKVLTDKLGTKVQIVGDDLFVTNPERLARGIEEGTANALLVKVNQIGSLTETLDAVELAQRNGFKCMMSHRSGETEDVTIADLAVAVNCGQIKTGAPARSDRVAKYNQLLRIEEILDDAAVYAGRSAFPRFKG; encoded by the coding sequence ATGCTCGTGCCGTCCATCGACGTCGTCGTAGCCCGGGAAATCCTGGACTCCCGAGGCAACCCCACGGTCGAGGTCGAGGTCGGCCTCGACGACGGCAGCACCGGCCGTGCTGCCGTTCCGTCCGGCGCCTCCACCGGTGCGTTCGAGGCCATCGAGCTCCGCGACGGTGACCCGAACCGCTACCTGGGCAAGGGTGTCGAGAAGGCCGTCCTCGCCGTCATCGAGCAGATCGGCCCGGAGCTCGTCGGCTACGACGCCACCGAGCAGCGCCTGATCGACCAGGCGATGTTCGACCTGGACGCCACCGAGAACAAGGGCTCGCTCGGCGCCAACGCCATCCTCGGCGTCTCCCTCGCCGTCGCGCACGCCGCCTCCGAGGCCTCGGACCTCCCGCTCTTCCGCTACCTCGGCGGCCCGAACGCGCACCTGCTGCCCGTTCCGATGATGAACATCCTCAACGGTGGGTCGCACGCCGACTCCAACGTGGACATCCAGGAGTTCATGATCGCCCCGATCGGCGCGGAGTCCTTCTCCGAGGCCCTCCGCTGGGGCGCCGAGATCTACCACACCCTCAAGGCCGTCCTGAAGCGCAAGGGCCTCTCCACCGGCCTCGGCGACGAGGGCGGCTTCGCGCCGAACCTCGAGTCGAACCGCGCCGCGCTCGACCTCATCGTCGAGGCCATCAAGGAGGCCGGCTACACCCCCGGCTCCGACGTCGCGCTCGCGCTCGACGTGGCCGCGTCCGAGTTCTACAAGGACGGCAAGTACGAGTTCGAGGGCAAGTCCCGCTCGGCCGCCGAGATGACCGAGTACTACGAGGAGCTCGTCTCCGCGTACCCGATGGTCTCCATCGAGGACCCGCTGTACGAGGACGACTGGGCCGGCTGGAAGGTCCTCACCGACAAGCTGGGCACCAAGGTCCAGATCGTCGGCGACGACCTCTTCGTCACCAACCCCGAGCGCCTGGCCCGCGGCATCGAGGAGGGCACCGCGAACGCCCTCCTGGTCAAGGTCAACCAGATCGGTTCGCTGACCGAGACCCTCGACGCCGTCGAGCTCGCCCAGCGCAACGGCTTCAAGTGCATGATGTCCCACCGCTCCGGCGAGACCGAGGACGTCACCATCGCCGACCTCGCGGTCGCCGTGAACTGCGGCCAGATCAAGACCGGCGCCCCGGCCCGCTCGGACCGCGTCGCCAAGTACAACCAGCTGCTGCGCATCGAGGAGATCCTCGACGACGCCGCCGTCTACGCCGGCCGCAGCGCCTTCCCGCGCTTCAAGGGCTGA
- a CDS encoding DUF501 domain-containing protein codes for METPPPQTERTEPTAQDIAAFELQLGRPPRGLRAIAHRCPCGNPDVVETAPRLPDGTPFPTTYYLTCPRAASAIGTLEANGVMKEMQARLATDPELAAAYRAAHEDYIARRDAIEVLEGFPSAGGMPDRVKCLHVLVGHSLAAGPGVNPFGDEALAMLPEWWAKGPCVNPCTDEGKASE; via the coding sequence ATGGAAACGCCCCCTCCGCAGACCGAACGCACCGAGCCCACCGCGCAGGACATCGCCGCCTTCGAGCTCCAGCTCGGCCGGCCGCCCCGCGGCCTGCGCGCCATCGCGCACCGCTGCCCCTGCGGCAACCCGGACGTCGTCGAGACCGCGCCCCGGCTCCCCGACGGCACGCCGTTCCCGACCACGTACTACCTGACCTGCCCCCGGGCGGCCTCGGCCATCGGCACCCTGGAGGCCAACGGGGTCATGAAGGAGATGCAGGCCCGGCTCGCCACCGACCCGGAACTCGCCGCCGCCTACCGGGCCGCGCACGAGGACTACATCGCCCGCCGTGACGCCATCGAGGTCCTGGAGGGCTTCCCGAGCGCCGGCGGAATGCCGGACCGGGTGAAGTGCCTGCACGTCCTCGTCGGCCACTCGCTGGCCGCCGGGCCGGGCGTGAACCCGTTCGGCGACGAGGCCCTCGCGATGCTCCCGGAGTGGTGGGCCAAGGGCCCCTGCGTGAACCCGTGCACCGACGAAGGGAAGGCCTCGGAATGA
- a CDS encoding cytochrome P450 family protein yields MSTTPEPASCPVSSPAPELFTWEFASDPYPAYAWLREHAPVHRTTLPSGVEAWLVTRYGDARQALADQRLSKNPAHHDESPHAKGKTGIPGERKAELMTHLLNIDPPDHTRLRRLVSKAFTPRRVAEFTPRVQELTDRLIDAFVTKGSADLIHDFAFPLPIYAICDLLGVPEEDQDDFRDWAGMMIRHGGGPRGGVARSVKKMRGYLAELIHRKREAPGDDLISGLIKASDHGEHLTENEAAAMAFILLFAGFETTVNLIGNGVYQLLRHPGQRERLQTSLAAGETGLLETGIEELLRYDGPVEMATWRYATEPLTLGGQDIPAGDPVLVVLAAADRDPERFDRPDVLDLARRDNQHLGYGHGIHYCLGAPLARLEGQTALATLLTRLPDLRLAADPAELRWRGGLIMRGLRTLPVEFSPSVRVH; encoded by the coding sequence GTGAGCACCACCCCCGAACCCGCCTCCTGCCCCGTGTCGTCCCCCGCTCCCGAGCTCTTCACCTGGGAGTTCGCGAGCGATCCGTATCCCGCGTACGCCTGGCTGCGGGAGCACGCGCCCGTGCACCGGACGACGCTGCCCAGCGGGGTCGAGGCGTGGCTGGTGACGCGGTACGGGGACGCCCGGCAGGCGCTGGCCGACCAGCGGCTCTCCAAGAACCCGGCGCACCACGACGAGTCCCCGCACGCCAAGGGCAAGACGGGCATTCCGGGCGAGCGCAAGGCCGAGCTGATGACGCATCTGCTCAACATCGACCCGCCGGACCACACCCGGCTGCGGCGGCTCGTCTCGAAGGCCTTCACCCCGCGCCGGGTCGCCGAGTTCACGCCGCGGGTGCAGGAGCTGACCGACCGGCTGATCGACGCCTTCGTGACGAAGGGGAGCGCGGACCTCATCCACGACTTCGCCTTCCCGCTGCCCATCTACGCGATCTGCGACCTGCTCGGCGTGCCCGAGGAGGACCAGGACGACTTCCGGGACTGGGCCGGGATGATGATCCGGCACGGCGGCGGGCCGCGCGGCGGGGTCGCGCGGTCGGTGAAGAAGATGCGCGGCTATCTCGCCGAGCTGATCCACCGCAAGCGCGAAGCGCCCGGGGACGACCTCATCTCGGGGCTCATCAAGGCCTCCGACCACGGGGAGCACCTCACCGAGAACGAGGCGGCCGCCATGGCCTTCATCCTGCTCTTCGCCGGCTTCGAGACCACCGTCAACCTCATCGGCAACGGCGTGTACCAGCTGCTGCGCCACCCCGGGCAGCGCGAGCGGCTGCAGACCTCGCTCGCGGCCGGCGAGACCGGGCTCCTGGAGACCGGGATCGAGGAGCTGCTGCGGTACGACGGGCCGGTGGAGATGGCCACCTGGCGGTACGCGACCGAGCCGCTGACCCTCGGCGGGCAGGACATCCCGGCGGGCGACCCGGTGCTCGTGGTCCTCGCGGCCGCCGACCGGGACCCGGAGCGGTTCGACCGGCCGGACGTGCTCGACCTCGCCCGGCGCGACAACCAGCACCTGGGGTACGGGCACGGCATCCACTACTGCCTGGGCGCGCCGCTCGCGCGGCTCGAAGGGCAGACCGCGCTCGCGACCCTGCTGACTCGGCTTCCGGACCTGCGACTTGCCGCCGATCCGGCCGAACTGCGGTGGCGCGGCGGGCTCATCATGCGGGGTTTGCGCACGCTTCCGGTGGAGTTCTCCCCTTCCGTACGGGTCCACTGA
- a CDS encoding transglycosylase family protein: MLFSGKGKHRRPSKATQVVTLVGVTGVAVAAPLMTAGTASAATASEWDRVAQCESGGNWSINTGNGYYGGLQFSASTWAAYGGTAYASTANQASKSQQIAIAEKVLAGQGKGAWPSCGVGLSGASYDGGAAESAPRQSAPQQQERKAEQPTTRSEQRKAPKKAVQQQVAPKAATKKTVTTPTGKTVKKGDGEYKVVAGDTLSKIAQAHGVKGGWAKLFELNKDVVENADLIYPGQQLHLK, from the coding sequence ATGCTGTTTTCCGGTAAGGGCAAACACCGCCGTCCCTCCAAGGCCACCCAGGTCGTCACGCTCGTCGGCGTCACCGGTGTCGCCGTGGCCGCCCCGCTGATGACCGCGGGCACCGCCTCGGCCGCCACGGCCTCCGAGTGGGACCGCGTCGCCCAGTGCGAGTCCGGTGGCAACTGGTCCATCAACACGGGCAACGGTTACTACGGCGGCCTGCAGTTCTCCGCTTCCACCTGGGCCGCGTACGGCGGCACCGCCTACGCCTCGACCGCCAACCAGGCGTCGAAGTCCCAGCAGATCGCCATCGCCGAGAAGGTCCTCGCGGGCCAGGGCAAGGGTGCCTGGCCGAGCTGTGGCGTGGGTCTCTCCGGCGCCTCCTACGACGGCGGCGCCGCCGAGAGCGCCCCGCGACAGAGCGCCCCCCAGCAGCAGGAGCGGAAGGCCGAGCAGCCGACCACCCGCAGCGAGCAGCGCAAGGCTCCGAAGAAGGCCGTGCAGCAGCAGGTCGCGCCGAAGGCCGCCACGAAGAAGACCGTCACCACCCCGACCGGCAAGACGGTCAAGAAGGGTGACGGCGAGTACAAGGTCGTGGCCGGCGACACCCTCAGCAAGATCGCCCAGGCGCACGGCGTCAAGGGCGGCTGGGCGAAGCTCTTCGAGCTGAACAAGGACGTCGTCGAGAACGCCGACCTGATCTACCCGGGCCAGCAGCTCCACCTGAAGTGA